In the Lepisosteus oculatus isolate fLepOcu1 chromosome 6, fLepOcu1.hap2, whole genome shotgun sequence genome, one interval contains:
- the bloc1s5 gene encoding biogenesis of lysosome-related organelles complex 1 subunit 5 isoform X1, with product MMEKITKDVGDIQSRLLDHRPVVQGEIRYFVREFEEKRGFRESRLLENLNRMVAETQEQALPTCTQALQEDLRQVLARLEAANHMTQRIQQRELEAQQSPGLQAHAERHRAEWEEFLKEQGRKKEAVEEEHAKAVGRLSAQYSEMAKGLTRFSHF from the exons ATGATGGAGAAGATAACGAAAG atgttGGGGACATCCAGTCCAGATTGCTGGATCACAGACCCGTTGTGCAGGGTGAGATTCGATACTTTGTGAGAGAATTTGAG GAGAAGCGAGGCTTCCGGGAGAGCAGGCTGCTGGAGAACCTGAACAGAATGGTGGCAGAGACACAGGAGCAAGCCCTTCCCACGTGCACCCAGGCCTTGCAGGAGGACCTCCGCCAGGTCCTAGCCAGAT TGGAAGCGGCAAACCACATGACCCAAAGAATACAGCAGAGGGAGCTAGAGGCACAGCAG AGCCCCGGGCTGCAGGCCCACGCGGAGAGACACCGGGCCGAGTGGGAGGAGTTCCTGAAGGAGCAGGGCCGCAAGAAGGAGGCCGTCGAGGAAGAGCACGCCAAGGCCGTGGGGCGGCTGAGCGCCCAGTACAGCGAGATGGCCAAGGGCCTGACCCGGTTCTCCCACTTCTGA
- the bloc1s5 gene encoding biogenesis of lysosome-related organelles complex 1 subunit 5 isoform X2: MMEKITKDVGDIQSRLLDHRPVVQGEIRYFVREFEEKRGFRESRLLENLNRMVAETQEQALPTCTQALQEDLRQVLARLEAANHMTQRIQQRELEAQQSLATPWLLLLRSRSRGRGKWEEVPRRCLPAWSLSPA; encoded by the exons ATGATGGAGAAGATAACGAAAG atgttGGGGACATCCAGTCCAGATTGCTGGATCACAGACCCGTTGTGCAGGGTGAGATTCGATACTTTGTGAGAGAATTTGAG GAGAAGCGAGGCTTCCGGGAGAGCAGGCTGCTGGAGAACCTGAACAGAATGGTGGCAGAGACACAGGAGCAAGCCCTTCCCACGTGCACCCAGGCCTTGCAGGAGGACCTCCGCCAGGTCCTAGCCAGAT TGGAAGCGGCAAACCACATGACCCAAAGAATACAGCAGAGGGAGCTAGAGGCACAGCAG TCGCTCGCCACGCCCTGGCTGCTTCTGTTGCGCTCGAGATCACGTGGCCGGGGGAAATGGGAGGAGGTACCGAGAAGGTGTTTGCCAGCCTGGAGCCTCTCTCCAGCCTGA